Proteins encoded by one window of Engraulis encrasicolus isolate BLACKSEA-1 chromosome 23, IST_EnEncr_1.0, whole genome shotgun sequence:
- the LOC134439860 gene encoding uncharacterized protein LOC134439860 isoform X2 produces the protein MAQRAHLEEECQQHRASAAAAVDAERKKLFRFVSSVTRQLYGQRKQTALLRAAQYERLLVDLKKQATRWMVAPWDCPASCDNADVPMVFSSWSLREETRRIQEDMPRLYNHLEEYYQHEKMLQHLLEQQRRESELEGRAYIKCQVLHAKYVKEEAKRQEAERKKRAELHARLLKEAEKRWVAAQKKQRKSEEKARREAENIEKKKKAEQEKKEAKEAAREERAAAGGKSWFRRLLCCCFRRRATAAN, from the exons ATGGCGCAGAGGGCGCATTTGGAGGAGGAGTGCCAGCAGCATAGGGCGTCTGCAGCGGCTGCTGTGGACGCAGAGCGCAAGAAGCTGTTTCGGTTTGTGTCTTCAGTGACCAGGCAGCTGTATGGGCAGCGCAAGCAGACCGCCCTCCTCCGCGCAGCCCAGTACGAGCGACTGCTGGTCGACCTAAAGAAGCAGGCCACTCGGTGGATGGTG GCACCATGGGATTGCCCGGCCAGTTGTGATAATGCTGATGTTCCGATGGTCTTCTCTTCATGGAGCCTGAGGGAGGAGACCAGGAGGATCCAGGAGGACATGCCCCGCCTGTACAACCACTTGGAG GAGTACTATCAGCATGAGAAGATGCTTCAGCACCTTCTGGAGCAACAGAGAAGAGAGTCAGAGCTTGAGGGGAGGGCGTACATCAAGTGCCAGGTCCTGCATGCCAAATACGTCAAGGAGGAAGCAAAGAGGCAGGAGGCTGAGCGGAAAAAGAGAGCGGAGCTTCATGCCAGGCTGCTCAAAGAAGCGGAGAAGAGATGGGTCGCCGCACagaagaaacagaggaagagCGAGGAGAAGGCCAGGAGGGAGGCGGAGAAcattgagaagaagaagaaggcagagcaggagaaaaaagAGGCCAAGGAGGCAGCCAGGGAGGAGAGGGCAGCCGCAGGAGGAAAGAGCTGGTTCAGAAGACTCCTGTGCTGCTGCTTCAGAAGGAGGGCCACTGCAGCTAACTGA